A region from the Algoriphagus machipongonensis genome encodes:
- a CDS encoding TonB-dependent receptor, with amino-acid sequence MRNLYKTIFIVSCLFLVFEAYGQRTQGQNQIKLRGTVMDGSTQTPMNGANILIKTVTDSLLVGGVTDAQGKFEVNRPDIPQVKIEIKFIGYETITKTHNLRDPSDLGTLVLKEDTQTLGEVIIEGQSPVGEMRGDTTSFNASAFKTKENGMAEDLVRKLPGVTIANGEVQAQGEAVQKILVDGREFFGSDPNIALRNLPADAIDRVEVLDQKSDQSRLTGFDDGTYTKTINIILREDRKNGKFGRVYGGYGTDDRYSAGGSVNLFNGDRRVSILGLFNNVNQQNFSSEDLAGVNANASGGRGRGRGGWGGGGGSFYGGNDIGTITTNAIGLNYSDKLGSKVNLTGSYFFNNSNNSLRQITNRETVINESLTQYYQENLVNTVENYNHRANARIEADLNDKNSLIITPNISFSTRKTFSDRDAFTSNNAGDSLSALRSITDAENNSYNISNNITYRYKFDKKGRTFSTDIFTNWNNNDQYSELLAASVDYDRNAVDTTLQETDVLSKGFNYRVNMTWTEPLGEKSIGTVGYQIGNNKTDSDQRTRVFNEEMQPVLDTALSNVFENKFITQRLRTGYAYNNEGWNFNVNLDYQNARLDNEATFPNPGVFNRDFNNILPSAHVSFRNRETGMNFRIRYRTNTDEPSVSQLQNVVNNQNPLNLSVGNPTLSQSFQNSIFANIGKFNMEKNRSFFMFLNYSSTNNYIGSSTFIAEQDTLINGDVLLRKGGQIRMPVNLDGNFNTRLFMSYGTPIQKIKSKINFNTRLGFTRNPGLINGERNLNDNIDLSQGLTLTSNISKDFDFTISTTGTYTIVNSSLQENLDQNYYIQESNLRLYYSPNDGKLFVGNNINNSLYSGLSEGFDQSVWLWNIEAGYRFAKNNKAELKVVIFDLLNQNNSIQRTISDVAVTDVYTNVLTRYGLLTFTYIIGNFKQPENNGGDRPWGGPRRGGRTW; translated from the coding sequence ATGAGAAACCTATACAAGACCATTTTTATTGTTTCATGCCTGTTTCTAGTTTTTGAAGCGTATGGGCAACGTACTCAGGGACAAAACCAGATCAAGCTTCGCGGAACTGTCATGGATGGCAGTACTCAAACGCCAATGAATGGTGCAAACATCCTAATTAAAACCGTGACCGATTCTTTGTTGGTAGGAGGAGTGACTGACGCTCAAGGAAAATTTGAAGTAAACCGACCTGACATTCCACAAGTAAAGATTGAGATTAAATTCATCGGTTATGAAACGATTACCAAAACTCACAACCTAAGAGACCCATCTGATTTGGGAACCTTAGTGTTAAAAGAAGATACCCAGACTTTAGGAGAAGTGATTATTGAAGGCCAATCTCCGGTAGGAGAAATGAGAGGAGATACTACCTCTTTCAATGCCTCAGCTTTTAAAACAAAAGAAAATGGAATGGCTGAAGACCTGGTAAGAAAATTACCGGGAGTAACCATCGCTAATGGAGAAGTTCAAGCCCAAGGCGAAGCCGTTCAAAAGATATTAGTAGATGGAAGAGAATTTTTCGGTTCGGATCCGAATATCGCTCTTCGAAATCTCCCCGCAGATGCGATTGACCGTGTAGAAGTTCTTGATCAGAAGTCTGACCAAAGCCGATTAACGGGTTTTGATGATGGAACCTATACCAAAACCATTAATATCATCCTGAGAGAAGACCGTAAAAACGGAAAGTTTGGTAGAGTCTACGGAGGATATGGAACAGACGATAGATATTCGGCTGGAGGAAGTGTGAACCTATTTAATGGAGACCGAAGAGTTTCTATTTTAGGTCTATTCAATAATGTCAATCAGCAAAACTTTTCAAGCGAAGACCTAGCAGGTGTAAATGCCAACGCTTCTGGAGGAAGAGGACGTGGTCGTGGCGGCTGGGGAGGTGGAGGCGGAAGCTTCTACGGTGGCAATGATATTGGAACGATTACCACCAACGCGATTGGTTTGAACTATAGTGACAAGCTGGGTTCCAAAGTAAATTTAACCGGAAGTTATTTCTTCAATAACTCCAATAACTCCTTGAGACAAATCACCAATCGTGAAACTGTCATCAACGAAAGTCTGACTCAGTATTATCAAGAGAACTTGGTCAATACCGTGGAAAATTACAACCACAGAGCAAATGCGAGAATTGAAGCAGACTTAAATGATAAAAACTCTCTGATCATCACCCCAAATATTTCTTTCTCTACCCGGAAGACCTTTAGTGATCGAGATGCCTTCACCTCTAATAATGCAGGCGATTCCCTATCTGCACTAAGATCAATTACGGATGCAGAAAACAATTCATACAATATCTCAAACAACATCACTTACCGATATAAGTTTGACAAAAAGGGAAGAACATTTTCTACGGACATCTTTACCAATTGGAATAATAATGACCAATATTCCGAACTGTTGGCAGCAAGTGTAGACTATGATAGAAACGCAGTAGACACAACCTTGCAAGAAACCGACGTGTTATCAAAAGGCTTTAATTATCGTGTCAACATGACGTGGACAGAACCTTTGGGAGAAAAATCTATTGGTACGGTAGGTTACCAAATTGGAAATAACAAAACTGATTCTGACCAGAGAACACGAGTATTTAACGAAGAAATGCAACCCGTCTTGGACACTGCATTAAGTAATGTTTTTGAAAACAAATTTATCACTCAAAGACTTCGTACCGGATACGCTTATAATAACGAAGGTTGGAACTTTAACGTCAACTTGGATTATCAAAACGCCAGATTGGACAATGAGGCTACTTTCCCAAACCCAGGTGTTTTTAATAGAGACTTTAATAACATCCTACCAAGTGCTCATGTGAGTTTCAGAAACCGTGAAACAGGAATGAATTTCCGAATTCGCTACCGTACCAATACAGATGAACCTTCTGTAAGCCAATTACAGAATGTGGTAAACAACCAAAACCCTCTAAACCTTAGTGTTGGTAACCCTACTTTGAGCCAAAGTTTTCAGAATAGCATCTTTGCCAACATCGGTAAATTCAACATGGAGAAGAATCGTTCTTTCTTTATGTTCCTCAACTATTCTAGCACCAATAATTACATCGGTAGTAGCACTTTTATAGCGGAACAAGATACTTTGATCAATGGGGATGTATTACTGAGAAAAGGTGGACAAATCAGGATGCCAGTGAATTTGGATGGAAATTTCAACACGCGCTTGTTTATGAGTTATGGCACACCGATTCAAAAAATCAAGTCAAAAATCAACTTCAATACTAGGCTTGGTTTTACTCGTAATCCAGGTTTGATTAATGGAGAGAGAAACTTAAATGACAACATCGATTTAAGCCAAGGACTTACCCTGACAAGTAATATCAGTAAGGACTTTGATTTCACCATTAGCACAACGGGTACTTACACCATTGTCAACTCAAGTCTTCAGGAAAATTTAGATCAAAACTATTATATCCAAGAATCAAATCTACGCCTTTACTATTCTCCAAATGATGGGAAGTTATTTGTGGGTAATAACATCAACAACTCCCTGTATAGTGGACTTTCTGAAGGGTTTGATCAATCCGTTTGGTTATGGAATATTGAAGCAGGTTACCGCTTTGCCAAAAACAATAAAGCTGAATTGAAAGTCGTCATCTTCGATTTGTTAAATCAGAATAACAGCATTCAGAGAACAATTTCTGATGTGGCTGTTACGGATGTTTATACCAATGTTTTGACAAGATATGGATTGCTGACCTTCACTTACATCATAGGTAATTTTAAACAACCTGAAAATAATGGTGGAGATAGACCTTGGGGAGGACCAAGACGAGGCGGTAGAACTTGGTAA
- the ytxJ gene encoding bacillithiol system redox-active protein YtxJ has product MNWNKLTEEGQIDAIKQLSEETPVLIYKHSTRCSLSSMSLNRLQRNWKDEDNQQVAPYFLDLIANRQLSDQVSIDFGIPHESPQVILVKNGKAVYDNSHYGISYSEIMEHLK; this is encoded by the coding sequence ATGAATTGGAATAAACTTACAGAAGAAGGTCAAATAGATGCGATCAAGCAATTGAGCGAAGAAACCCCTGTGTTAATTTATAAACATAGTACCCGCTGTTCCTTGAGCAGCATGTCTTTAAATAGGCTTCAGCGGAATTGGAAGGATGAAGATAATCAACAAGTAGCACCTTACTTTTTGGATTTAATTGCCAATCGTCAACTTTCAGATCAGGTGAGTATTGATTTTGGAATTCCTCATGAATCTCCTCAAGTCATTTTGGTTAAAAATGGAAAAGCTGTTTATGACAACAGCCATTATGGAATTTCTTATTCCGAGATCATGGAGCACTTAAAATAG
- a CDS encoding DUF4403 family protein, with the protein MKIQSKKLPYQILQFMFLGGLLLSSCKSFNPHQIPDSPLPPPAYSSVNVPVSIPQQSLNKILNQVIPAVIIDDENLDMGNLEGELKLNRNGMASYTTLDSQRMQLTLPLKIEGELGLKKKGLGNLIQTRIPLDETVSPVFIINPTINPDWSISVQDFELVDLGGELSLDVFGMKVDLSGLLEKEINKWGEENLNSNSSIFSLKSFIDLAWNQVGRPFTINWEEEKSAFSIQPDSLKLKEYFGANQDLNLWLGLNGKVNTHPGDAAPSRAFPLPELSENSDSENHLEITLPWTISYEQLDELLGENFNGKQIRVDKKTMMTPSNLKSYAYGEFLGISMDFFATQTNGKSLEGKIYVIGKPAYDAVNETLYFEDINFKMESGNFGAQTSVGLKKRKIIKNIEKRAVFPIGETLVESLVTIEDRLSLKTGIANLEIEGLEVSPEDFFPSKNGLTVHMKAKGNVTIDWK; encoded by the coding sequence ATGAAAATACAATCCAAAAAGCTTCCATACCAAATTCTTCAATTTATGTTTTTAGGAGGATTGCTTCTTTCTTCCTGTAAGTCTTTCAATCCTCATCAAATTCCAGATTCTCCGCTTCCCCCTCCGGCATATTCCAGTGTTAATGTGCCTGTATCCATACCTCAACAATCTCTCAATAAAATCTTAAACCAAGTCATCCCTGCAGTTATCATTGATGATGAAAATCTGGATATGGGAAATTTAGAGGGAGAGTTAAAGTTGAACAGAAATGGAATGGCTTCTTATACAACGTTAGATAGCCAGAGGATGCAACTTACCCTTCCCCTGAAAATCGAAGGAGAGTTAGGTTTAAAGAAAAAAGGCTTAGGTAACTTGATTCAAACTCGAATTCCTCTGGATGAAACTGTTTCTCCTGTATTTATTATCAACCCAACCATCAATCCTGATTGGTCAATCTCTGTCCAGGATTTTGAACTTGTGGATCTTGGAGGGGAGCTTTCCCTGGATGTCTTTGGGATGAAAGTAGATTTATCGGGCTTATTAGAGAAAGAAATAAATAAATGGGGAGAGGAAAACCTAAATTCAAACTCTTCCATATTTTCTTTAAAGTCATTTATAGACCTCGCTTGGAATCAAGTAGGAAGACCATTTACCATCAATTGGGAAGAAGAAAAATCAGCATTTTCTATTCAGCCGGATTCCCTGAAACTCAAAGAATACTTTGGAGCCAATCAGGATTTGAATTTATGGCTTGGGCTAAATGGTAAAGTCAATACCCACCCAGGAGACGCTGCGCCAAGCAGGGCATTTCCATTGCCTGAATTGTCCGAAAACAGTGATTCTGAAAATCACCTGGAAATTACTCTGCCTTGGACGATTTCTTATGAACAACTAGATGAACTTCTGGGTGAAAATTTTAATGGAAAGCAGATCAGAGTTGATAAGAAAACCATGATGACGCCAAGTAACCTGAAGAGTTATGCCTACGGAGAATTTCTAGGCATCTCAATGGATTTCTTTGCTACCCAGACCAATGGGAAAAGTTTGGAGGGTAAGATCTATGTGATCGGAAAACCTGCTTATGATGCAGTGAATGAGACTCTTTATTTTGAGGACATTAATTTCAAAATGGAAAGCGGAAACTTTGGAGCTCAAACAAGCGTGGGTTTGAAGAAGCGAAAAATCATCAAAAACATAGAAAAAAGGGCTGTTTTTCCTATTGGTGAAACCTTAGTGGAAAGTCTTGTGACAATTGAGGATAGGCTGTCACTGAAAACAGGAATTGCCAACTTAGAAATAGAGGGTCTGGAAGTAAGTCCAGAGGATTTCTTCCCTTCCAAAAATGGATTGACAGTTCATATGAAGGCCAAAGGGAATGTAACAATTGACTGGAAATAA
- a CDS encoding 3'-5' exonuclease, producing MSWWPFDNKTPNQQPFVKDYLTKVNVSIPEIRSLDQLSFVVLDTETTGLNPSVDHILSFGAVKIEDQMIQISTGVEWYLKSSKKDFKTIPVHGLIGNEEAVPLEQFAKRVLEYFENNILVGHHLGFDLEMLEKALKPFGLDKIQNKCIDTMSLAIRLDHGLMADRNYIDFKDYSLDSLCQRYDIKTDDRHTAGGDAFLTANLLLKLLKAAQKKGIMNWGTLRK from the coding sequence ATGAGTTGGTGGCCCTTTGACAATAAGACCCCAAATCAGCAACCCTTCGTCAAGGATTACCTTACAAAGGTCAATGTCAGCATCCCTGAAATCCGAAGTTTGGACCAGCTGTCATTTGTGGTCTTGGACACAGAGACTACAGGTCTAAACCCATCAGTAGATCATATCTTATCTTTTGGAGCTGTAAAAATTGAAGATCAAATGATCCAAATTTCTACGGGTGTAGAGTGGTATTTAAAGTCCTCAAAAAAAGATTTTAAAACAATTCCTGTTCATGGGCTCATCGGAAATGAAGAAGCAGTTCCGCTAGAACAGTTTGCTAAGCGGGTACTGGAATACTTTGAAAACAATATCCTGGTGGGGCACCACTTGGGATTTGATTTAGAGATGTTGGAAAAGGCCTTGAAGCCTTTTGGGCTGGATAAAATTCAAAACAAATGTATTGATACCATGAGCTTAGCGATTCGACTAGACCATGGTCTCATGGCTGACCGGAATTATATTGATTTTAAAGACTATTCTCTTGACAGCCTTTGTCAGCGATATGACATCAAAACGGATGACAGGCATACCGCAGGAGGTGATGCATTTCTTACGGCGAACCTGTTGCTAAAATTATTAAAAGCTGCTCAAAAAAAAGGGATCATGAACTGGGGTACCCTTAGAAAATAA
- a CDS encoding DUF294 nucleotidyltransferase-like domain-containing protein encodes MANVIIHRVAEFLRSFPPFSFLGIEDLETVARNVSIQFLEKGETLFHQGDPAQPHFFIVKDGAIELTENGESGEEIVEYCDQGDVFGVLALLGKRPYVLNARAGEDSLLYYIPVSIFESIMEQNSRVALFFAAGFASGQVVVRQDLSQTQKARGIFRGNPQDHSLLIFSDPSVISISENVLTGHKNLTIQEVASAMTKADVSSIVIVDTQKHPLGIITDKDLRKKVVTEALPLSSKASEIMSNSLIVKKRGEAFADLYLSMIKNRLHHLILTEDGSVNSPVSGIISDHDVLLSMGNSPAVLIHGLLNTLDLKEIRHIRDRAEQMLRYYLENEVAMDFIASVVTEINDVIIGQARVIAEKKYAALYPEFKDTKYCILALGSEGREEQLLRTDQDNALLYEDVPLELEKKASEYFLKIGTEIVEVLLNAGFSPCPGKIMATNPLWVQPLTEWKKLFSEWILRPNEEALLKSAIFFDFRPITGTKLLAEKLTDHIYEEVEKKHFFLNFLAKNAYLNPAPLGFFKGFMVEKSGEHRNQFDIKGRAMMPLADLARLLILGHGVVKINNTFKRFEKLAELEPNNRELFIQAGKAYEILMRMRALEGFQNENNGRFIDPEKLGKLQKQILKTTFSPLSELQELVKIRFQLDYFSK; translated from the coding sequence ATGGCCAATGTTATCATCCACCGAGTTGCGGAATTTTTAAGGAGTTTCCCTCCATTTTCATTCTTAGGAATAGAAGATCTAGAAACCGTAGCAAGGAATGTCAGCATCCAATTTTTAGAAAAAGGAGAGACCTTATTTCATCAAGGAGATCCGGCTCAGCCACATTTCTTTATTGTCAAAGACGGTGCCATTGAACTAACCGAAAACGGTGAATCAGGAGAAGAAATCGTTGAATATTGTGATCAGGGAGATGTCTTTGGTGTATTGGCTTTATTGGGAAAAAGACCCTATGTGCTAAATGCCCGAGCTGGAGAAGACAGCCTTCTCTACTATATTCCGGTGTCGATCTTTGAATCGATAATGGAGCAAAATAGCCGCGTAGCTCTGTTTTTTGCTGCGGGATTCGCTAGTGGACAAGTGGTCGTCCGGCAGGATCTCTCCCAAACTCAGAAGGCCCGAGGAATATTTCGGGGCAATCCCCAAGATCACTCCCTATTGATTTTTTCAGACCCTTCAGTTATAAGCATTTCTGAAAATGTACTGACTGGGCATAAAAATCTGACCATACAAGAAGTAGCATCTGCAATGACTAAAGCAGATGTGAGCAGTATCGTTATTGTAGATACGCAAAAGCATCCGCTTGGAATTATAACGGATAAAGATCTGCGTAAAAAAGTCGTTACCGAAGCTTTGCCTCTCAGCTCAAAAGCCAGTGAAATCATGAGCAATTCCTTGATCGTAAAAAAGCGTGGAGAAGCATTTGCGGATTTGTACCTATCTATGATCAAAAATCGCCTACATCATCTGATTCTAACAGAAGATGGAAGCGTCAACAGTCCAGTATCAGGAATTATTTCTGACCACGATGTGCTGTTATCTATGGGAAATAGCCCCGCTGTGTTAATTCATGGTTTGCTAAATACCCTAGATTTAAAAGAGATTAGACACATCAGAGATAGAGCTGAACAAATGCTTCGGTACTATTTGGAAAATGAAGTGGCTATGGATTTTATCGCTTCGGTTGTGACTGAGATCAATGATGTAATCATTGGGCAAGCAAGGGTCATAGCCGAAAAAAAATATGCAGCCCTTTATCCAGAATTTAAAGATACCAAGTACTGCATATTGGCATTAGGAAGTGAAGGAAGAGAGGAGCAATTACTTAGAACAGATCAGGATAATGCCTTACTGTATGAGGATGTACCCCTTGAATTGGAAAAGAAAGCATCGGAGTACTTCTTGAAAATCGGAACTGAGATAGTAGAGGTTTTACTGAATGCTGGTTTTTCCCCCTGTCCTGGAAAAATCATGGCAACAAATCCTTTATGGGTTCAACCCTTGACCGAGTGGAAGAAATTATTCTCAGAATGGATCTTAAGACCTAATGAAGAGGCGCTATTAAAGTCTGCTATCTTCTTTGATTTTCGACCTATCACAGGGACGAAGTTACTGGCTGAAAAACTGACAGATCATATTTACGAGGAAGTTGAAAAGAAGCATTTTTTCCTAAACTTTCTGGCAAAAAACGCCTACTTAAATCCAGCACCTTTGGGATTCTTTAAAGGATTTATGGTTGAAAAATCCGGGGAACACAGAAACCAATTTGACATCAAAGGTCGGGCAATGATGCCTTTAGCTGATTTGGCAAGACTGTTAATTTTAGGCCATGGAGTCGTGAAAATCAACAATACTTTTAAGCGATTTGAGAAACTCGCCGAATTGGAACCTAACAACAGAGAACTTTTTATTCAGGCAGGAAAAGCTTATGAGATATTAATGAGAATGAGGGCTTTGGAAGGTTTTCAAAATGAAAATAATGGGCGCTTTATCGACCCGGAAAAGCTCGGGAAGCTCCAAAAACAAATATTAAAAACCACCTTCTCCCCCCTTTCTGAGCTTCAGGAGTTAGTGAAAATCAGATTTCAACTAGATTACTTTTCAAAATGA
- the acs gene encoding acetate--CoA ligase: MSDRIHTLSGYLHEYQKSVAQPEEFWARIADSFHWRKRWDKTLKWNFEGPDVKWFLNGKLNITENIFERYLFTIGDRPAIIWEPNDPNEAGRTLTYRELFEEVSRFSNALKSKGIGKGDKVIIYMPMVPEAAVAMLACARIGAIHSVVFAGFSSNALADRINDCEAKAVLTSDGNFRGSKKIAVKAVVDEALTKSSVETVIVYQRTHQDVTMQDGRDYWWHDVVADESKDCPAEEMDSEDMLFILYTSGSTGKPKGVVHTTGGYMVYSKYSFENVFQYSPGDVYWCTADVGWITGHSYIVYGPLLAGATTIMFEGVPTFPDCGRFWAIVEKYKVNQFYTAPTAIRALQAYGTVEIEKYDLSSLKVLGSVGEPINEEAWHWYHTHIGKNKCPIVDTWWQTETGGIMVSPIAGITPTKPAYATLPLPGVQLCIVDPEGNELTGNSVEGNLCIKFPWPSMIRTTYGDHDRCKQTYFSTYKGMYFTGDGVKRDHDGYYRILGRVDDVINVSGHRMGTAEVENAINEHPKVIESAVVGYPHDVKGQGIYAYVICDLTNRTEDNLVNEIKEMVSKIIGPIAKPDKIQLVPGLPKTRSGKIMRRILRKVAENNLDNMGDTSTLLDPDVVEKIIDGRK; this comes from the coding sequence ATGAGTGATAGAATACATACCCTTAGCGGGTACCTACACGAGTACCAAAAAAGTGTCGCGCAGCCAGAAGAATTTTGGGCAAGAATTGCTGATTCATTCCATTGGCGAAAACGGTGGGACAAAACGTTAAAGTGGAATTTTGAAGGACCAGATGTCAAATGGTTCTTAAATGGAAAATTGAATATCACCGAAAATATTTTTGAGAGATATCTTTTTACTATTGGAGACCGGCCTGCCATTATCTGGGAGCCTAATGATCCAAATGAAGCTGGTAGGACATTGACCTATCGTGAATTATTTGAGGAAGTCTCTCGATTTTCCAACGCCCTAAAAAGCAAAGGAATCGGCAAAGGTGACAAGGTCATTATTTACATGCCTATGGTGCCGGAGGCAGCTGTAGCTATGTTGGCATGTGCGAGAATTGGCGCCATCCATTCAGTAGTCTTTGCAGGATTTTCAAGTAATGCCTTGGCAGATCGAATCAATGATTGCGAAGCAAAGGCAGTTTTAACTTCCGATGGAAACTTCAGAGGCAGCAAAAAAATAGCAGTCAAAGCCGTAGTTGATGAAGCTTTGACAAAAAGCTCTGTGGAAACTGTCATCGTTTACCAAAGGACTCATCAAGATGTCACCATGCAGGATGGAAGAGATTATTGGTGGCACGATGTCGTGGCAGATGAATCAAAGGACTGCCCAGCAGAAGAAATGGATAGCGAAGACATGCTATTTATTCTATATACCTCAGGCTCTACAGGAAAACCAAAAGGAGTAGTACACACCACAGGAGGATATATGGTTTATTCCAAATACTCCTTCGAAAATGTATTTCAATACTCTCCTGGAGATGTGTATTGGTGTACAGCGGATGTGGGCTGGATCACGGGTCACTCCTACATCGTTTATGGTCCATTATTGGCAGGAGCTACAACAATAATGTTTGAGGGTGTTCCCACTTTCCCGGATTGCGGGAGGTTTTGGGCTATCGTAGAAAAATATAAAGTGAACCAATTTTATACTGCTCCGACTGCAATTAGAGCATTGCAAGCATATGGAACAGTAGAAATTGAAAAGTATGATTTAAGCTCCTTGAAGGTACTCGGTTCCGTTGGTGAGCCAATCAATGAAGAAGCTTGGCATTGGTATCATACTCACATAGGTAAAAATAAATGCCCAATAGTGGATACTTGGTGGCAAACAGAAACAGGGGGAATCATGGTCTCTCCTATTGCTGGAATCACACCAACGAAGCCTGCCTATGCAACACTTCCCTTGCCTGGCGTTCAACTTTGCATTGTAGACCCAGAAGGAAATGAACTAACCGGAAACTCTGTAGAAGGAAACCTATGTATCAAGTTTCCTTGGCCATCTATGATCAGAACCACTTATGGGGATCATGATAGATGTAAGCAGACCTATTTCTCCACTTACAAAGGAATGTACTTTACAGGAGATGGAGTCAAGAGAGATCATGATGGATATTATAGAATCCTCGGAAGAGTAGATGATGTAATCAATGTCTCTGGGCATAGAATGGGAACTGCGGAAGTAGAAAATGCAATCAACGAACATCCAAAAGTCATTGAATCTGCCGTGGTCGGCTACCCTCATGATGTCAAAGGACAAGGAATTTATGCCTATGTCATCTGTGATTTAACCAATAGAACTGAGGATAATCTGGTAAATGAAATCAAGGAAATGGTTTCTAAAATTATTGGCCCTATTGCTAAGCCTGATAAAATCCAGCTCGTTCCTGGTTTACCAAAAACAAGATCGGGTAAAATCATGCGTAGAATATTAAGAAAAGTAGCTGAAAACAACCTAGATAATATGGGTGATACCAGTACCCTACTGGACCCAGATGTAGTGGAGAAAATTATTGATGGCAGAAAATAA
- a CDS encoding sodium:solute symporter family protein, whose product MEILTWTYLLVGLSFALYIGIAIWSRAGSTKEFYVAGGGVSPLANGMATAADWMSAASFISMAGIISFAGYDGSVYLMGWTGGYVLLALLLAPYLRKFGKFTVPDFVGDRYYSKTAKVVAVICALFISFTYVAGQMRGVGIVFSRYLEVPIEWGVVIGMCIVFFYAVLGGMKGITYTQVAQYCVLIFAYMVPAIFVSMQLTGNPIPQLGLGGAVADGTPLLDKLDGVLTELGFAAYTSGRKSITDMFMITLALMVGTAGLPHVIVRFFTVPRVKDARLSAGYALVFIAILYTTAPAIAAFGIFNTIESTSEKNISELPAWVSTWQKTNLISVDDKNGDGKVQYVADSDANELSIDRDIMVLASPEIAELPNWVVGLVAAGAMAAALSTAAGLLLVISTSVSRDLFKTFRPEISEKKELRIARIAAAGAVVLAGYFGVNPPGFVAQVVAFAFGLAAASFFPVIIMGIFSSRINKEGAIAGMLSGLIFTLAYIIYFKFISPEFNTSDHWWFGVSPEGIGSIGMLINFVVCVLVSRVTPAPPQDVQDMIQEIRIPRGAGKAVDH is encoded by the coding sequence ATGGAAATTTTAACCTGGACTTATCTTCTCGTAGGATTATCTTTTGCCCTATATATAGGTATAGCTATCTGGTCAAGAGCAGGCTCCACCAAAGAATTTTATGTTGCAGGGGGCGGAGTTTCCCCTCTTGCCAATGGAATGGCTACCGCTGCTGACTGGATGTCTGCAGCCTCTTTTATCTCCATGGCCGGGATCATTTCCTTCGCAGGTTATGATGGCTCAGTTTACTTGATGGGATGGACTGGAGGATATGTACTCCTTGCACTCCTTTTGGCTCCTTACCTAAGAAAATTCGGGAAATTTACCGTCCCTGATTTCGTCGGAGATAGATACTACTCCAAAACTGCAAAGGTGGTGGCTGTCATTTGTGCCTTATTTATCTCATTCACTTATGTGGCAGGGCAAATGCGTGGTGTCGGCATCGTATTTTCTAGATACTTGGAAGTTCCTATCGAATGGGGAGTGGTGATAGGAATGTGTATCGTGTTTTTCTATGCGGTTTTAGGAGGCATGAAAGGAATTACTTATACCCAAGTAGCGCAGTATTGTGTATTGATTTTTGCTTACATGGTTCCGGCAATCTTCGTTTCCATGCAGCTAACGGGTAATCCAATCCCTCAATTAGGTTTAGGAGGGGCTGTTGCTGATGGAACACCGCTTTTGGACAAATTAGATGGAGTATTGACCGAACTTGGATTCGCGGCTTATACCTCCGGTAGAAAAAGCATTACTGACATGTTTATGATCACTTTGGCCTTAATGGTTGGAACTGCCGGTTTACCCCATGTGATTGTGAGATTTTTCACCGTACCCAGAGTTAAAGATGCAAGATTATCAGCAGGCTATGCTTTGGTTTTTATTGCCATCCTCTATACTACGGCTCCTGCCATTGCAGCCTTTGGGATATTCAACACGATAGAAAGCACCTCAGAAAAAAACATATCAGAACTCCCTGCATGGGTTTCTACCTGGCAAAAAACCAACTTGATTTCAGTAGACGATAAAAATGGAGACGGAAAAGTCCAATATGTAGCAGATTCTGATGCCAATGAGCTAAGCATCGATCGTGATATCATGGTTTTGGCGAGTCCAGAGATTGCCGAGTTACCCAATTGGGTGGTAGGACTTGTTGCTGCAGGTGCGATGGCTGCTGCACTTTCCACGGCAGCGGGTTTACTCTTGGTTATTTCTACTTCAGTATCCAGAGACTTATTTAAAACCTTCCGACCAGAAATTTCAGAGAAAAAAGAACTAAGAATAGCAAGAATCGCTGCTGCTGGAGCAGTTGTATTAGCAGGATATTTTGGTGTCAACCCTCCAGGATTTGTCGCTCAGGTAGTGGCTTTCGCTTTTGGGCTGGCAGCAGCCTCTTTCTTCCCGGTAATTATCATGGGAATTTTCTCTTCCAGAATAAATAAAGAGGGGGCAATCGCAGGAATGCTTTCGGGATTAATATTCACCCTTGCTTACATCATTTATTTTAAATTCATCTCTCCCGAATTTAATACGAGTGACCATTGGTGGTTTGGGGTTTCTCCAGAAGGGATTGGCTCCATCGGGATGTTGATCAACTTCGTGGTCTGTGTGCTCGTTTCAAGAGTAACACCAGCACCTCCACAGGACGTTCAGGATATGATTCAAGAAATTCGAATTCCAAGAGGAGCAGGAAAAGCAGTAGATCATTAA